A segment of the Siphonobacter curvatus genome:
TGTGAAAAGAATCGATGATGACTATGCCCCAAGTGCTTACCCCCGCTACGACACTACCCGTGATGGAATCCTTTTATACGCTGCAGGGCGAAGGCTTTCACGCGGGAAAATCCGCTTATTTTATTCGTCTGGGCGGTTGTGAAGTGGGTTGCCACTGGTGTGATGTGAAAGAAAGCTGGGATGCCAGCCTGCATCCTTCCTTTGGTATTGACTCCATTGTTGCGGGTGCTCTTCAGTACCCCGGACGGATGGCCGTGATTACCGGCGGCGAACCGCTCATGCATGACTTGACGGACTTAACCGCTGCTCTCCAAATCGCCGGATTCCAGACCAATATCGAAACCTCCGGCGTGTACGCCGTGACGGGTTCCTGGGACTGGATCTGTTTTTCCCCGAAAAAATTCAAGGAACCGCATTCCGATATTTATGAGCGGGCTGACGAGCTAAAAGTAATTATCTATAACAAATCGGATTTTGAATTTGCCGAGGAACATGCCTCGCGGCTTCAAACGGATGCCCAGCTCTTGTTGCAACCCGAATGGAGTAAACGTGACGTGATGCTGCCCCAAATCATTGACTACGTCAAGGACAATCCAAAGTGGCGGGTTTCGTTACAAACGCATAAGTACATGAATATTCCGTAATCCATGAACGCCATCCATCGAAGTCAGGAGTCCAGTCGGACCCGTATTCCCCAGGAAACGAAACGCATGTTACGCCGAGGAGGTCTCTTGCTTGGCCTGTTGCATGGGATATGGCTGATGACTCCAGAACTTCAGGCTCAGGATCGGCGGGCTCTGGACGCGTACGAAAAAGGACAGAAAGCACTCGCTAACCGGGATTTACCCGGTGCCCGGAAAGAATTTCAGCGAGCCGTGGAACGCGACGAATCCTACGGGGAGGCGTATTTTCGGCTCGCTCAATTAGCCGAGTACGACCGAAACCTGGATCAGGCGGCCGTACAGTACGAAAAGGCCATTACGCTCAAACCCGAGTCGCCGGAAGTGCAGCCGGCGTATCTCTGGCTGGGCAGTCACTATCTGCGTCGGGGACAGTATACGCAGGCAACTCCCTTACTTCAAAAGTACATTACGGGTCAACAAGCCCTGACCAAACCGACCGCCGCCCAGAAAATCGCTTTGAAGCGGGCCTCCCGCATGCTGGAGGTATGCCGCTTTTCAGAAGAAGCCATTAAACGTCCGTTGACGGTTCAGGTCAAACGCCTGCCCGATGCCGTGAACGGTTTCGAGTCGCAGTATTTTCCCGTCCTGACGGCGGATCGGCAAACGCTGTTTTTTACTGGCATTGAACAGGAAAATGGTGACGAAAACCTGTACACCTCCGCGTATACGGAAGAGGCTGGCTGGACGAAACCCCGCCTTCTACCCGGAGCTATCAATACCACGGAGAACGAAGGTACTTCCAGTATTTCTGCGGATGGGCGTACGCTGGTTTTTACGGTCTGTCAAAGCCGCTTACGCCACGGATTTGGGAACTGTGATTTGTACATCAGCTACCGAAACGGGCAGGAGTGGAGTGAACCCGAAAATCTGGGACCGGAAGTTAACTCCGGAGCCTGGGAATCTCAACCTACGCTTTCACCCGATGGTCGGGTCTTATTCTTCGTCTCGGATCGTCCGGGCGGTATTGGCAAACGCGACATCTGGATGAGTCGCAAGGATTCACTGGGTCGCTGGTTACCGTGCGTTAACGCCGGGGCGGCTATCAATACGACCGAAGATGAGGTTTCTCCTTTCCTGCACGCCAACGGCCGCAGTCTCTTCTTTGCCTCCGACGGGTATACGGGCCTGGGTGGTTTTGATCTGTGGCTGAGCGAATTTGACGGAACGCGTTTCTCGAAACCCGAAAATTTAGGCTATCCCATTAATACCCACGAAGATCAGGTCGCTCTGTACATCACGGCCGATGGCCGCAAAGGCTATTATTCCCAGGAAGAACGAATTCGGGCCGATCGCCATCAATCACGACTTTGGGAGCTGGACGTACCGGAAGCATTGGCTTCCCGTTTCAAACGAGCCAATGTACTGAAGGGTACTATTGTAGATGCTGCCAATCAAAAACCGCTGGCGGCTAATCTGGAAGTCATCAATCTGAAAACCAATGCTACCGAAGCCCTGCTAAGGAGCGATGCCAAAACGGGCGAATATGCGGTAGTATTGACGGATGGCAATGAATACGCCGTTTTTGTCAATCGTCCGGGGTATCTCTACAAAAGTTTGTCTTTCGATTTTTCGGGGAAAAGCACGGATAAGGTCCTCAATATGGCCTTGGAAAGTATTCGAAAAGACCAGCATGAAGTACTGAAAAATGTCTTTTTTGAATCCGGTCG
Coding sequences within it:
- a CDS encoding 7-carboxy-7-deazaguanine synthase QueE, producing MMTMPQVLTPATTLPVMESFYTLQGEGFHAGKSAYFIRLGGCEVGCHWCDVKESWDASLHPSFGIDSIVAGALQYPGRMAVITGGEPLMHDLTDLTAALQIAGFQTNIETSGVYAVTGSWDWICFSPKKFKEPHSDIYERADELKVIIYNKSDFEFAEEHASRLQTDAQLLLQPEWSKRDVMLPQIIDYVKDNPKWRVSLQTHKYMNIP
- a CDS encoding OmpA family protein, with protein sequence MNAIHRSQESSRTRIPQETKRMLRRGGLLLGLLHGIWLMTPELQAQDRRALDAYEKGQKALANRDLPGARKEFQRAVERDESYGEAYFRLAQLAEYDRNLDQAAVQYEKAITLKPESPEVQPAYLWLGSHYLRRGQYTQATPLLQKYITGQQALTKPTAAQKIALKRASRMLEVCRFSEEAIKRPLTVQVKRLPDAVNGFESQYFPVLTADRQTLFFTGIEQENGDENLYTSAYTEEAGWTKPRLLPGAINTTENEGTSSISADGRTLVFTVCQSRLRHGFGNCDLYISYRNGQEWSEPENLGPEVNSGAWESQPTLSPDGRVLFFVSDRPGGIGKRDIWMSRKDSLGRWLPCVNAGAAINTTEDEVSPFLHANGRSLFFASDGYTGLGGFDLWLSEFDGTRFSKPENLGYPINTHEDQVALYITADGRKGYYSQEERIRADRHQSRLWELDVPEALASRFKRANVLKGTIVDAANQKPLAANLEVINLKTNATEALLRSDAKTGEYAVVLTDGNEYAVFVNRPGYLYKSLSFDFSGKSTDKVLNMALESIRKDQHEVLKNVFFESGRWNLQEKSQAELEKLVRLLKENPSVSVEISGHTDDVGEDKNNLELSLKRARSVMEYLAAHGIAATRVKAVGLGETRPVVPNTSEENRAQNRRIEVKIL